TGCAGGAATGTATATTAAAGAAGGCCTGCCAAAAAGCACTCATATAGGCTTTACTAAGCTATTGACAGAAGATTATAGTCCGTTCTTTAAATGCAGTTATATATTTCAAAATAAACCTGTTCATTCAAAAGTATATGTATGGCTTAAAGAATGTAATCCTTTTAAATGTTATATAGGGTCTGCTAATTATACACAAAATGCATTTTTTCTCAACAATCGAGAAGTTTTAACTGAAAACAAACCAGTTGAAGGTTTTGATTATTTTAATTCGTTAATTGATGATTCAATTTATTGCAATCATATAGATATTGAAAAATATTTTGTTATTTTTGATGAAAAAAAATATCCAAATTTAAGTAAAAGAAGAACTGATATAATTCAAAACGAAGAAAGCGGTCTTCCTTCTTTAAAAATTAGTCTTTTAACTTCTAGGGAAGAGATTGGTATACATTCTGGATTAAATTGGGGACAAAGAGAAGGTAGAAATCAAAACCAAGCATATATACCTTTAAAAAAAGATGTATATCAAACAGACTTTTTTCCACCACGGAAAATTCACTTTACCGTAAGAACAGATGATGATAAAATTTTGATATGCTCAAGAGCTCAAGATAGTGGAAAAGCTATACATACACCTCACAATAACAGTCTGTTAGGTGAGTATTTCAGATATAGATTAAATTTAGCAAATGGACAGTTTGTGGAAAAAGAAGATTTAGTAAGATATGGAAGAACAGATGTTGATTTTTATAAAATTGATGATGAAAATTATTATATGGACTTTTCTGTTTAATTGCTATGACTGATAACCTCACAGAAGAACAGAGAAAAAAGAATATGCAAAATATTCGTTCTAAAAATACGAAGCCAGAAAAAATCATAATGAAAGAATTAAAACGAAGAAAAATATATTTTGCAAAACATGTAGATAAAATTACTGGGAAGCCTGATATAGTTTTTAGAAGAAAAAAAGTGGCTGTTTTTATTGACTCAGATTTTTGGCATGGCCATCCAGAACGATTTATTATGCCAAAAACTAATACTAAATATTGGAAAAATAAAATCGATAGAAATATAAAAAGAGATAAAGAAGTGACTAAAATTTTAACAGAAAAAAATTGGAAAGTAATACGATTATGGGAATATGATATAAAACATAGTTTAGATATATGTATGAATAAAATATTAAAGGCAATTGATAAGATTTAGCATTATAATGCATATACTTTAAAAAAATTTAGTTATAAAAATAGAAATTTACTAACATGAGAAACTATTAATGATGAATCATAGCATTTTTCTTCAAATTCAACCTTCTGCCTCCTCCCCGTAAACACAAAAACAATCTCACAATCCTTCATACCCTTAAGTTTCTCGTAATTTCCCATATAGTCAGACTTTCCGGTTTCGACTTCAATGATGGTTTTTCTGTTGTCTTTCTGTGCGAATAGGTCAACGGTTTTTCCTTTGCCGATTGGGTGTTCTTTGTTGACCTCGAAGCCTTTGTCCCGGAGCTGGGTTGATATTCTGTCAATCCAGAACTGATGGATAAGCCCGCCGTATCGAAGGGGAACCTGTTTGTAATCTCCACGAAGTCGAAGATATTCTTGTCCCTTTAGTTCTATCTGAAG
The sequence above is drawn from the Methanofastidiosum sp. genome and encodes:
- a CDS encoding NgoFVII family restriction endonuclease, translating into MKKGVLDSKLMINDQLFEKVLIEPIKNGADKLLIVSGFASPAMVLHHFEEVKRIDKKIEVHLIAGMYIKEGLPKSTHIGFTKLLTEDYSPFFKCSYIFQNKPVHSKVYVWLKECNPFKCYIGSANYTQNAFFLNNREVLTENKPVEGFDYFNSLIDDSIYCNHIDIEKYFVIFDEKKYPNLSKRRTDIIQNEESGLPSLKISLLTSREEIGIHSGLNWGQREGRNQNQAYIPLKKDVYQTDFFPPRKIHFTVRTDDDKILICSRAQDSGKAIHTPHNNSLLGEYFRYRLNLANGQFVEKEDLVRYGRTDVDFYKIDDENYYMDFSV
- a CDS encoding very short patch repair endonuclease, producing MTDNLTEEQRKKNMQNIRSKNTKPEKIIMKELKRRKIYFAKHVDKITGKPDIVFRRKKVAVFIDSDFWHGHPERFIMPKTNTKYWKNKIDRNIKRDKEVTKILTEKNWKVIRLWEYDIKHSLDICMNKILKAIDKI